In a genomic window of Brettanomyces nanus chromosome 1, complete sequence:
- a CDS encoding uncharacterized protein (BUSCO:EOG09344BMW), whose product MSGLETSFWTYTNRQLLADSLFQLKFTAKQLTRQAAKARKEEQREKGKVKKALIEGNNDIAQIYAQNAIRKGQEYLNLLRLSSRIDAVSSRIQTAVTMRSVTGNMARVVNGMNKAMETMNLERITMVMDKFEEQFEDIESSTNYYETVSNEMNATQQPQDQVELLMQQVADEAGVEMKHKINDAKVDNLKIPEQKEAVEQSEDKLSERLRVLRN is encoded by the exons ATGTCAGGATTGGAAA CTTCATTTTGGACTTATACTAACAGGCAGCTTCTTGCAGATTCACTTTTCCAGCTAAAATTTACAGCTAAGCAGCTCACCAGACAAGCCGCTAAGGCGCGCaaagaagagcaaagagaaaagggtaaagtgaagaaagctCTAATTGAGGGAAATAACGACATTGCACAAATATATGCGCAGAATGCGATACGAAAGGGTCAGGAGTATCTCAACCTCTTAAGGCTTTCGTCCAGAATCGATGCAGTTTCCTCCCGGATACAAACGGCGGTTACTATGCGTAGTGTCACTGGAAACATGGCACGTGTAGTGAACGGAATGAATAAGGCGATGGAGACCATGAATTTGGAAAGGATTACTATGGTTATGGACAAATTTGAGGAGCAATTTGAAGACATAGAGAGTTCCACTAACTATTACGAGACGGTTTCCAACGAGATGAATGCTACACAGCAGCCGCAAGATCAAGTCGAACTTTTAATGCAGCAAGTGGCTGATGAAGCTGGTGTTGAAATGAAGCATAAGATTAATGACGCAAAGGTCGATAACTTGAAGATCCCGGAACAGAAGGAGGCTGTCGAGCAGTCTGAGGATAAGTTGAGTGAGAGATTAAGGGTTTTGAGAAACTAA
- a CDS encoding uncharacterized protein (BUSCO:EOG09341LTA~EggNog:ENOG41), which yields MSNFTDFVSQVNQSIHSVNVTELTRALLATNFTNSKLFTTSDSIFPVQISLSVILGLIPIIVFLLRRSKKNIEKPTKFEFPAPEEAKPNWKGRRLVPADIYQENDPDNIYCYCPATAQYLGKFKSNTKEEVDVAIAHCRKAQQNFYRDPEFSLKRRKVLRTLNEFIIRNQETIARVACRDSGKTMVDASMGEIMVTLEKINWILNNGEAALKPSRRPGPSSMLMKYKTAEVWYEPRGVVGALVSWNYPFHNMLNPVVAAIFSGNGIVVKCSERVRWSSEYFVNLVKTALRVCDIDDDLVQLICCWGKDGDLVSGNPGFDHLTFIGSIPVAKHVLRAASEVVTPVVVELGGKDAVLICEDYLKKKGVNGIASVVMRGTFQSAGQNCIGIERVIVSGDSDNYERFVQELAKKVATLRVGSAIDQNEEIDMGAMIMGGAKFDELESWVEEAVKHGARLLHGGKRYTHPNYPQGHYFEPTLLVDVDPTCKLATNEVFGPVLCVIHAKDDDEALNLANSTIFGLGGSVFSTNFARAKRLTAGMRAGNVAINDFATFYVCQLPFGGVGGSGYGKFGGEEGLRGLCLEKSVCYDKTSLISTSIPNVIDYPISNGKKAWKFVSALCKAGYDYSAWQRVKAVVTLAKNAN from the coding sequence ATGTCCAACTTTACAGACTTTGTTTCACAGGTCAACCAGTCGATCCACTCTGTCAATGTCACGGAGTTGACTAGAGCCTTGTTGGCTACCAATTTCACCAACTCTAAGCTTTTCACCACATCGGATTCGATTTTCCCCGTTCAGATTTCACTCTCTGTTATACTAGGTCTTATTCCTATTAtagtttttcttttgagaagatccaagaagaatattgagAAGCCCACCAAGTTTGAGTTCCCTGCTCCTGAAGAGGCTAAGCCCAACTGGAAAGGCCGTCGTCTTGTTCCTGCAGACATTTATCAGGAGAATGATCCAGATAACATCTATTGCTATTGTCCCGCAACTGCACAGTACTTGGGAAAGTTTAAATCCAACACTAAGGAGGAAGTTGATGTTGCCATTGCTCATTGTCGTAAGGCTCAACAGAACTTCTATAGAGATCCAGAGTTTTCTTTAAAGCGCCGTAAAGTTCTCAGAACCCTTAACGAATTCATCATTCGCAACCAAGAGACAATTGCTCGTGTTGCTTGCCGTGATTCGGGCAAGACTATGGTGGATGCCTCAATGGGTGAGATCATGGTGACTTTAGAAAAGATCAATTGGATACTCAACAACGGTGAAGCAGCTTTGAAACCTTCAAGAAGACCGGGACCTTCTAGTATGTTAATGAAATACAAGACTGCTGAGGTTTGGTATGAGCCACGTGGTGTGGTGGGTGCTTTAGTCTCTTGGAACTATCCTTTCCATAATATGTTAAACCCTGTCGTTGCTGCCATTTTTTCTGGTAACGGTATCGTTGTGAAATGTAGTGAGCGTGTCAGATGGTCTTCTGAATACTTTGTCAATCTAGTGAAAACGGCACTTCGAGTTTGTGATatcgatgatgatcttgTCCAATTGATCTGCTGTTGGGGTAAAGACGGTGATCTTGTATCAGGAAACCCAGGTTTTGATCATCTTACATTCATTGGCTCGATTCCGGTAGCCAAGCATGTTCTTCGTGCAGCCAGTGAGGTTGTCACTCCAGTCGTCGTTGAATTGGGTGGCAAAGACGCTGTTTTAATATGTGAAGattatttgaaaaagaagggagTCAATGGTATTGCATCTGTAGTTATGCGTGGAACTTTTCAAAGTGCAGGTCAGAACTGTATTGGTATTGAACGTGTCATTGTGTCGGGAGATAGTGATAATTATGAAAGGTTTGTTCAGGAGTTGGCCAAAAAAGTGGCCACCCTCCGGGTAGGCTCTGCAATCGATCAAAATGAGGAGATTGATATGGGTGCCATGATAATGGGTGGTGCCAAATTTGACGAGCTAGAATCGTGGGTGGAAGAGGCTGTCAAACACGGTGCCCGTTTACTTCATGGAGGTAAGCGATACACTCATCCAAACTATCCTCAAGGACATTACTTCGAACCTACACttcttgttgatgttgatcCAACGTGTAAGTTGGCCACAAATGAAGTGTTTGGACCTGTATTGTGTGTTATACATGcaaaagatgatgatgaagcaTTAAATTTGGCCAACAGCACGATCTTCGGACTTGGAGGTTCCGTTTTCTCCACTAATTTTGCAAGGGCCAAACGGTTAACTGCCGGTATGCGTGCAGGTAACGTTGCCATCAACGATTTCGCTACATTCTATGTATGCCAGCTTCCGTTTGGTGGAGTGGGTGGGTCCGGTTATGGAAAATTTGGTGGAGAAGAGGGTTTGAGAGGTCTCTGCCTAGAGAAGTCTGTCTGCTACGACAAAACGAGTCTTATCTCAACCTCGATTCCAAATGTCATAGATTATCCCATTTCAAACGGTAAAAAAGCCTGGAAATTTGTTTCTGCTTTGTGTAAGGCGGGTTATGATTACAGTGCTTGGCAAAGAGTCAAGGCCGTCGTCACTTTGGCCAAGAATGCCAACTGA
- a CDS encoding uncharacterized protein (EggNog:ENOG41), whose product MVCSSGSILMGNLSSPEPIAGKVSTATATDTILSTPASKITQLPSSGLIKRSFSRLKQVKELLNTERVYIQSLEILRSTYLQGIMADLETPLYFRTFKRVVAKLIHTHTIFLNKVSSIYVIWGKHTSSALQEPAIASPDFETFQVPFNETPYLEQIFTLVSEDAIDVTSYCSYCSLFSRVLEFCKDKNVDKYKRLSIKIKNDYLVKHIDSTRAEYVVDQSLDIRFISLIQMPTARFTRYALIIRSLMDKVRQDDPDGELFGKGQEVIDCLTEKCLSINSYIGFAQEKQNKLRLFKQLSNGAVEKLMGPIFPENLGAAIFSGGCGTVWIEDNVVVYEYVGLFLFDTHILITKPHHFGQPQVRFIIPISSLLNSFQREEIEVTRLFTRYPFHLKLRFEENYRQYEVVLILPSEYEKSIWISKIKKRVRKWRKRISDTEFGYSDFVRSRPFTESGSKPFVFSGHLPNQLGYYKEKEGEYNEELEKTHIFVVRHFLTRINECDQDDIISSAQEIKHVSAVLVSVRRDHRTFMEKSIGSLWSKELPLYHLEGGRLSRSVSAISLRKMISEETQSIFSKFTADDRGNDDDERKETKHHVRFHQSLRELKNIILPFPSLAPNPAMNFRDDKARLRGRNQAKGSWSVVRGMMGLSTRK is encoded by the exons ATGGTA TGTAGCAGTGGTTCGATATTGATGGGCAATTTGAGCAGTCCAGAACCAATCGCTGGCAAAGtttcaacagcaacagctACAGATACTATCCTTTCGACGCCAGCGTCGAAAATCACTCAACTTCCTTCCAGTGGACTAATCAAAcgatctttttcaagaCTGAAACAGGTGAAAGAGCTCCTCAACACAGAAAGGGTTTATATTCAGTCACTAGAAATTCTCAGGTCCACTTATCTTCAAGGGATTATGGCCGATCTTGAGACACCTCTTTATTTCAGAACGTTCAAAAGAGTCGTGGCCAAGTTGATCCATACCCAtacaatttttttgaataaGGTTAGCTCCATCTATGTCATATGGGGTAAGCATACGAGCAGTGCCTTGCAGGAACCCGCTATAGCGTCTCCCGACTTTGAAACTTTCCAGGTTCCTTTCAATGAGACTCCTTATCTCGAGCAAATCTTTACGTTGGTTTCCGAGGATGCTATTGATGTCACCAGTTATTGTTCATACTGTTCACTTTTCAGCAGGGTCCTTGAGTTCTGCAAGGATAAAAATGTTGATAAGTACAAGCGTCTTtccatcaaaatcaaaaacGATTATTTGGTCAAACATATAGACTCCACAAGGGCCGAGTATGTGGTGGATCAATCTTTGGATATAAGATTTATCTCTTTGATTCAAATGCCAACTGCCAGATTCACTAGGTACGCCCTTATCATAAGGTCTTTAATGGATAAAGTCCGGCAAGATGATCCTGATGGCGAACTGTTCGGTAAAGGTCAAGAAGTAATCGATTGTCTCACAGAAAAGTGTCTTTCTATTAACTCGTACATCGGTTTCGCACAGGAGAAACAGAACAAACTTCGCCTCTTCAAGCAATTGTCTAACGGGGCGGtagagaagttgatggGACCCATTTTCCCAGAGAACCTCGGTGCCGCAATTTTCTCAGGAGGTTGTGGTACCGTTTGGATAGAGGACAACGTCGTTGTATACGAATATGTCGGTCTATTTCTTTTCGATACTCACATTTTGATTACTAAACCACATCATTTTGGTCAACCTCAAGTTAGATTCATTAtaccaatttcttctttattgaACAGCTTTCAAAGAGAGGAGATTGAAGTCACACGCCTTTTCACTCGGTATCCATTCCACCTAAAACTCAGGTTCGAGGAGAATTATAGGCAATACGAAGTGGTCCTTATCTTACCCAGTGAATACGAGAAGAGTATTTGGATATCGAAAATCAAGAAACGGGTACGTAagtggagaaagagaatttCTGATACCGAGTTTGGATACTCTGATTTCGTGAGAAGTCGTCCTTTCACCGAGTCTGGTTCAAAGCCATTTGTGTTCTCCGGTCATCTTCCCAACCAACTTGGATATTacaaggagaaggaaggagaatataatgaagaattggaaaaAACTCACATATTTGTGGTCAGACACTTCCTCACTCGGATAAATGAATGTGATCAGGATGATATTATCAGTTCTGCTCAGGAAATCAAGCATGTTTCTGCTGTACTGGTCAGCGTTCGCAGAGATCATCGTACTTTCATGGAAAAGTCAATTGGAAGTCTATGGTCTAAGGAGCTTCCGTTATACCACcttgaaggaggaaggTTGTCAAGAAGCGTATCTGCAATaagtttgagaaagatgataaGTGAGGAGACTCAatcaatcttctccaagttcACTGCTGATGATCGTGGaaacgatgatgatgagagaAAGGAAACAAAGCATCATGTTCGATTCCATCAGTCTCTTCGGGAACTTAAAAACATCattcttccatttccatcGCTCGCACCAAACCCCGCAATGAACTTCCGTGATGATAAGGCAAGGCTCCGAGGGAGAAATCAAGCTAAAGGTAGCTGGAGTGTAGTCCGAGGAATGATGGGATTGAGCACAAGAAAATGA
- a CDS encoding uncharacterized protein (BUSCO:EOG09344GRH~EggNog:ENOG41), giving the protein MNVFYKGDKMDLFVFLDSEEAYHKWLKGDKTVPLSDVLSTFNVYTYLTKIGSEGVLLAASKQMMSEEFGNFESVEDEIIPKILREGKVQRKKIEEGKDMKKRRNSRSSNKKK; this is encoded by the exons ATGAATG TCTTTTATAAAGGTGATAAGATGGATTTGTTTGTCTTTTTGGACTCTGAAGAAGCTTACCACAAATGGCTCAAAGGCGACAAAACTGTCCCTCTATCAGATGTTCTCTCAACCTTCAACGTCTATACTTATCTTACGAAGATCGGTTCTGAAGGCGTCTTACTAGCTGCCTCTAAGCAGATGATGTCggaagaatttggaaatTTCGAGTccgttgaagatgagataaTCCCTAAAATTCTAAGAGAGGGTAAGGTTCAgcgaaaaaaaatagaagaaggcaaagatatgaagaaaagacgCAACTCCCGTAGCTcgaacaagaagaaatga
- a CDS encoding uncharacterized protein (BUSCO:EOG09340HVW), translated as MSSLQARTTVRTISFIGLGKAASKTVKLPAYIGGGLAAAGSYVMYKFEQVQTFTSDKLDKMKGFAGNIRDGIGSIFGRGGRENGKDNGGSGDGDDAATAGVAAAAVGVGFDGDDEGNLNENGEISDDDEDEDAEREQEQHLDDAMVNLTKQMIEIRSLLMSIDGATALTLPAIVVIGSQSSGKSSVLESIVGQEFLPKGSNMVTRRPIELTLVNDPSQAAEVAEFPALKLYNMTDFQQVQKILRDLNLAVPDEETVSGDPIQLTIRSPKVPDLSLVDLPGYIQVEAADQPASLKEKIREVCGRYLDEPNIILAISSADVDLANSSALRAAKRSDPKGERTIGVITKLDLVSPEDGRALLTNRKYPLKMGYVGVITRAPNSGSIFRRKTGSQAYLAQQSFEKSYFKDNKEEFLGTSIGTKVLKRRLMKVLESSMARALKPMHDKVANELEEASYQFKVEFNDRDLTSEKYMAQTIDNLKLVVKEFSERFGRPELKSLLRSELDQRVLDLLAQRYWNKPPVTAKKQQQEQQSEFNEPSLEELANLSVDDSYWRRKLELSTASLTKLGVGRLSTSLVSDALLAEIGVMLDNSELRTHPGMKDAIRDAAAAVLVKRYNSTSDQVENCIKPYKYEIDVEPREWTMSRQHAVGLLREELKQCNDAYRDLKRTVGGNKLKQIMTFLENEDNSVGESIAKENIGFSPGLMLRGKEALFLRDRSILLSMRLKFLRSSACKNKDNKYRCPEAFMDVVADKLTQTAVLFLNVELLSDFYYSFPRELESKLSSGLTKEQIDAYAKEDPKVKRHIELQEKKELLELALGKIEDVMALRKQIS; from the coding sequence ATGTCCTCATTACAAGCGCGAACCACGGTGAGAACTATATCATTTATAGGATTGGGTAAGGCGGCTAGTAAGACTGTTAAACTGCCTGCCTATATAGGGGGGGGTCTTGCGGCCGCAGGATCTTACGTTATGTATAAGTTTGAGCAGGTTCAGACTTTCACTTCTGATAAACTTGATAAGATGAAGGGATTTGCTGGTAATATTAGGGATGGTATAGGATCGATCTTTGGTAGAGGTGGAAGAGAGAATGGGAAAGATAATGGTGGTAGTGGTGACGGTGATGatgctgctactgctgGAGttgcagctgctgctgttggaGTTGGTTTTGAcggtgatgatgaaggaaaTTTAAATGAGAACGGCGAAAttagtgatgatgatgaagacgaggaTGCTGAAAGAGAGCAGGAACAGCATCTCGATGATGCTATGGTCAATCTTACTAAACAGATGATCGAGATACGAAGCTTGCTTATGAGTATAGATGGTGCTACCGCACTTACACTTCCTGCAATTGTTGTTATTGGCTCTCAAAGTTCTGGAAAATCTTCGGTTCTCGAGTCCATCGTGGGTCAGGAATTTCTTCCTAAAGGTTCCAATATGGTAACGCGCCGTCCCATTGAACTTACGCTTGTTAATGATCCTTCACAGGCTGCAGAGGTTGCTGAATTCCCTGCTTTGAAGTTGTACAACATGACGGATTTCCAGCAAGTGCAAAAGATTCTTAGAGATTTGAACCTGGCTGTTCCAGATGAGGAAACTGTTTCCGGAGATCCTATTCAACTCACCATTAGGTCTCCAAAAGTTCCTGATTTGTCGCTTGTTGATCTTCCTGGTTATATTCAGGTAGAAGCCGCGGATCAGCCTGCAAGCttaaaagagaagatccGCGAAGTTTGTGGCCGTTATCTTGATGAGCCTAATATCATTCTAGCAATAAGTTCTGCTGATGTTGATCTTGCCAACTCTTCTGCCTTAAGGGCAGCCAAAAGATCCGATCCCAAGGGTGAAAGAACTATTGGTGTCATAACTAAGTTAGATTTGGTGAGTcctgaagatggaagagcTCTTTTGACCAATCGTAAGTATCCACTAAAGATGGGATACGTTGGTGTTATCACCAGGGCTCCTAATTCGGGTTCtatcttcagaagaaagacgGGCTCGCAGGCCTATTTGGCTCAACAGAGCTTTGAAAAATCCTACTTCAAGGATAACAAGGAAGAGTTTTTAGGAACTAGTATAGGCACTaaggtgttgaagagaagattgatgaaagtCTTAGAGTCTTCTATGGCCAGGGCTTTGAAGCCCATGCATGATAAAGTTGCCAATGAATTGGAGGAGGCCAGTTATCAGTTTAAAGTGGAATTCAACGACCGTGATTTGACCAGTGAAAAGTACATGGCTCAGACTATTGATAATTTGAAGCTGGTGGTGAAGGAATTTAGCGAGAGATTTGGACGTCCGGAGCTGAAGTCTTTACTTCGTTCTGAATTGGATCAGAGAGttcttgatcttttggCCCAGCGATATTGGAATAAGCCGCCTGTGACGGCAaaaaaacagcagcaagAGCAGCAATCGGAATTCAATGAGCcttctcttgaagagcTGGCCAATCTCTCTGTGGATGACAGCTATTGGCGCCGGAAATTAGAACTTTCCACTGCAAGTCTCACTAAATTGGGGGTAGGAAGGTTGTCTACCAGTCTCGTCAGTGATGCTTTGTTGGCTGAAATTGGAGTTATGCTTGATAATTCAGAGCTTCGCACACATCCAGGTATGAAAGATGCAATTAGGGATGCCGCTGCGGCCGTTTTAGTTAAAAGATACAACTCTACCTCTGATCAGGTGGAGAACTGTATCAAACCTTATAAGTATGAAATTGATGTGGAGCCACGGGAATGGACCATGAGCCGTCAACATGCTGTGGGACTTCTACGAGAGGAGTTGAAGCAGTGTAACGATGCATATCGAGATTTAAAGAGAACGGTTGGTGGCAACaaattgaagcagattATGACGTTTCTtgagaatgaagataaCAGTGTTGGAGAGTCTATTGCTAAGGAAAATATTGGTTTCAGTCCTGGATTGATGCTGCGTGGTAAAGAAGCCTTGTTTCTTCGAGACAGGTCTATTTTGCTTTCGATGAGGTTGAAGTTTTTAAGAAGTTCTGCTTGCAAGAACAAAGACAATAAATACAGGTGTCCGGAGGCATTTATGGATGTTGTTGCTGATAAGTTGACTCAGACAGCCGTTTTATTCTTGAATGTGGAGCTTCTCAGTGATTTCTATTACAGCTTTCCAAGAGAGTTGGAGAGTAAGCTAAGTTCTGGTTTAACCAAAGAGCAAATTGATGCATACGCCAAAGAGGATCCAAAGGTGAAACGCCATATCGAacttcaagagaaaaaggagttGTTGGAGCTTGCACTAGGCAAGATCGAGGACGTGATGGCCCTTCGCAAGCAGATATCGTGA
- the SRP1 gene encoding Importin alpha subunit (Karyopherin alpha subunit) (Serine-rich RNA polymerase I suppressor protein) (BUSCO:EOG09341G0Z~EggNog:ENOG41), with product MDSTDTTRYVPEYRKANFKNKNRFQQDEVRRRRETQQVELRKQKREELLTKRRNFNSSDISKENDSDSEEDTDTSNGEHLFYSQLQEVLPKMMEDVTSADLERQLESTIKFRQILSKEHNPPIDLVIETGVVPKLVEFMKAGPEVLQLEAAWALTNIASGSSEQTKVVVDAGAVPLFVELLYSQSMEVKEQAIWALGNVAGDSSAYRDYVLSCNAMDPVLSLFQCSKMSLIRTATWTLSNLCRGKNPQPDWQIVKSALPTLAKLIFSVDVETLIDACWAISYLSDGTTDAIQAVCDARIPKRLVELLGHESTLVQTPALRAVGNIVTGNDLQTQIVINAGVLTALAPLLRSSKESIRKEACWTISNITAGNTDQIQAVIDANLIPQIIKLLATGDYKTKKEACWAISNASSGGLTRPDQIRYLVSQGCIKPLCDLLAIADNKVIEVALDALENILKVGEMEKEARGASINENAIFIEEAGGAEKIFECQNNENDKIYSKAYHIIETYFNGDDNDEEANELQPEMAGDQFGFGVNDNYQQGGFNFN from the coding sequence ATGGATTCAACAGACACTACCAGATACGTGCCAGAGTACCGAAAGGccaacttcaaaaacaaGAATCGGTTCCAGCAAGATGAAgtgaggagaagaagggaaaCACAGCAGGTGGAATTGAGAAAGCAAAAGAGGGAAGAACTGTTAaccaagagaagaaatttcaactcttccGATATCTCAAAGGAAAATGATTCTGACAGCGAAGAAGACACGGATACTTCTAATGGGGAACACTTGTTTTATTCTCAACTGCAGGAGGTGTTACCCAAGATGATGGAGGATGTGACATCAGCGGACTTAGAGCGTCAACTGGAATCTACCATCAAATTTCGTCAGATCCTTTCGAAGGAGCATAATCCTCCTATTGACCTTGTTATTGAAACTGGGGTTGTGCCAAAGCTTGTGGAGTTCATGAAGGCAGGTCCTGAAGTGTTACAATTAGAGGCAGCCTGGGCCTTGACTAACATTGCTTCTGGTTCATCTGAGCAAACCAAAGTTGTTGTAGATGCAGGTGCCGTGCCGCTTTTTGTCGAGCTTCTATATTCGCAATCTATGGAGGTGAAAGAGCAAGCTATATGGGCCTTGGGTAATGTGGCAGGTGATTCTTCGGCTTATAGAGATTATGTTCTCTCTTGTAATGCTATGGATCCTGTTTTGTCACTTTTCCAATGCTCCAAAATGTCACTTATTCGAACTGCTACGTGGACTCTTTCGAATTTGTGTAGAGGCAAGAATCCTCAGCCGGATTGGCAGATTGTCAAGTCTGCTCTCCCAACGTTGGCAAAGCTCATTTTCTCTGTTGACGTTGAGACCCTAATCGATGCCTGTTGGGCCATTTCCTACTTAAGTGATGGTACTACAGATGCTATTCAGGCTGTTTGCGATGCACGTATTCCTAAGAGATTGGTGGAGTTGTTGGGACACGAGTCTACACTTGTGCAAACCCCAGCTTTGCGAGCTGTTGGTAATATAGTGACGGGTAATGATTTACAGACGCAAATTGTGATCAATGCTGGTGTCTTAACTGCTCTTGCTCCTCTTCTCAGGTCTTCGAAGGAATCGATTCGTAAAGAAGCCTGCTGGACCATTTCAAACATTACTGCTGGTAACACTGACCAGATTCAGGCCGTTATAGACGCCAATTTGATTCctcaaatcatcaaattgtTGGCTACAGGTGATTACAAGACTAAGAAGGAGGCTTGCTGGGCTATTTCCAACGCTTCCTCTGGTGGTCTTACTAGACCAGATCAAATCAGGTATCTGGTTAGTCAAGGTTGTATCAAACCTCTCTGTGATTTGTTGGCTATTGCTGATAATAAGGTGATTGAGGTGGCATTGGATGCACTTGAAAACATTCTCAAAGTAGGtgagatggagaaggaggcTCGTGGAGCAAGCATCAATGAAAACGCCATCTTCATCGAAGAGGCTGGTGGTGCAGAGAAGATCTTCGAGTGTCAGAACAACGAGAACGATAAGATCTATTCGAAAGCCTATCATATTATAGAGACCTACTTCAACGGTGATGACAACGATGAGGAAGCGAATGAGTTGCAGCCGGAAATGGCCGGTGATCAGTTCGGTTTCGGTGTTAATGACAACTACCAACAAGGTGGTTTCAACTTTAACTGA
- a CDS encoding uncharacterized protein (EggNog:ENOG41), with product MTVEPNRHLYEICHNVPKVELHCHLFGTIRKNTFLEFNERAGKPFTDKEILAFYIRGEKPVGVLRAFRTLDSRLIKYARDLYRLTFEYLEDAKSHNIHYTEFSWNPTGTVISSGIPFKDAQRAIADAIEEAHSKLRITGRLICAIDREDSPERAVQMVDWMIANPDPIHTIGIGIDYRETNRGPQLFFDAYARAKEYGFKLTAHAGEFETPWQNVQYAVNSLQVDRVDHGYSMLHNPELVQQILKEQKVITVVPTNSYYLRTLPRSQWASKHPIRQMIKLGLKIHPNSDDPTLHDSNSTKDWMMMVECFGATIEDLERFSLNGIDGCWAPDESKLQWREDIKDFFKHYK from the coding sequence ATGACTGTTGAACCTAATCGGCATCTGTACGAGATCTGTCACAACGTCCCTAAAGTTGAGCTTCACTGCCATCTCTTTGGCACAATTAGGAAAAATACTTTTTTGGAATTCAACGAAAGAGCTGGAAAACCTTTCACGGATAAGGAAATCCTAGCATTTTATATAAGAGGAGAGAAACCGGTTGGTGTTCTCCGGGCATTTCGTACTCTTGATTCCAGGCTAATTAAGTATGCCAGAGACTTGTACAGATTGACGTTTGAATACCTCGAAGATGCCAAATCTCACAACATTCACTATACTGAGTTCTCTTGGAACCCTACTGGTACGGTAATAAGTTCCGGTATACCCTTTAAGGATGCTCAGAGGGCCATTGCTGATGCTATAGAAGAAGCTCACAGTAAGCTCCGAATAACGGGTAGATTAATCTGTGCCattgatagagaagattctcCAGAGAGGGCAGTGCAGATGGTTGATTGGATGATAGCCAACCCAGATCCTATTCACACAATTGGTATTGGTATCGATTATAGAGAAACCAACAGAGGTCCTCAGTTATTCTTCGATGCCTATGCAAGAGCTAAAGAATATGGATTCAAACTCACGGCCCATGCGGGTGAATTTGAAACTCCGTGGCAAAATGTTCAGTATGCAGTGAACTCATTGCAAGTGGACCGGGTGGATCATGGGTACTCGATGTTACATAATCCTGAATTGGTGCAACAGATTCTTAAAGAGCAGAAGGTCATTACGGTGGTACCGACCAACTCTTACTATTTGCGGACCCTTCCCCGAAGTCAATGGGCTTCCAAGCATCCGATCAGACAAATGATCAAGTTGGGATTGAAAATCCATCCCAACTCGGACGATCCAACACTCCACGACTCCAATTCTACCAAagattggatgatgatggttGAATGTTTTGGAGCTACCATAGAAGATTTAGAGCGATTTTCTCTTAACGGAATCGATGGATGCTGGGCTCCAGACGAGAGCAAATTGCAATGGAGGGAGGATATTAAGGATTTTTTTAAGCACTACAAATAG